One Sporomusaceae bacterium FL31 DNA window includes the following coding sequences:
- the alsR gene encoding LysR family transcriptional regulator — protein MDIKQLRYFMATAKHLNFTEAAKHLFIAQPALSRQIADLEACLNVQLFIRNKRGLQLTAAGAELLSEAHAIIAKSEEAVRKVKLVASGVKGSLKVGYLGTSERKFLPQLLRTFCKKNPHIGLSVNQSNWATLSDALDTGELDVAFTLTFGLEAIPALCCETVYTEFLSLVVSDQHPLAHESKVKLTALTKESFILIARSESPHLFDHLLRIFATEGFYPNIISQHALVETVLMLVEAGLGVTLLSRHVKNYASPSLRFVDIDHSNASVDLVMVWKATNTNPCIPLFLSELKDSLQSSNINV, from the coding sequence ATGGACATTAAGCAATTGCGATATTTTATGGCTACCGCAAAACATCTAAACTTTACAGAGGCAGCCAAGCATCTATTCATCGCGCAACCAGCTTTAAGCAGGCAAATCGCTGATTTAGAAGCTTGCCTGAATGTACAACTATTTATCCGCAACAAGCGTGGTCTTCAACTAACCGCTGCTGGTGCAGAATTATTGAGCGAAGCCCACGCAATTATCGCAAAGTCAGAAGAAGCCGTTCGCAAAGTCAAATTAGTAGCTTCCGGCGTGAAGGGTAGTTTGAAAGTCGGTTATTTAGGTACCTCGGAGCGAAAATTTCTTCCACAACTACTCCGTACGTTCTGCAAGAAGAATCCTCATATTGGACTATCGGTTAACCAGTCTAATTGGGCAACTTTGAGTGACGCCTTAGATACAGGGGAACTAGATGTAGCATTTACCCTTACTTTTGGACTTGAGGCTATTCCTGCTCTTTGCTGCGAAACCGTCTATACTGAATTTCTGTCTTTAGTCGTTTCTGACCAGCATCCGCTTGCTCATGAGAGCAAGGTAAAGCTAACCGCTTTAACAAAGGAATCGTTTATCCTAATCGCTCGCTCCGAATCACCTCACCTCTTTGATCATCTTCTAAGGATATTTGCTACCGAAGGTTTTTACCCAAACATTATCAGTCAACATGCTCTAGTCGAAACAGTGTTGATGCTGGTAGAAGCCGGCCTCGGTGTTACCCTTCTTTCACGTCACGTAAAAAACTACGCCTCACCATCGCTCCGGTTCGTTGATATAGACCACAGCAACGCCAGTGTTGATCTTGTCATGGTATGGAAAGCCACTAATACCAATCCCTGTATTCCTCTATTTCTTTCTGAATTGAAAGATTCACTGCAATCTTCTAATATAAACGTATAG